Proteins co-encoded in one Leptodactylus fuscus isolate aLepFus1 chromosome 4, aLepFus1.hap2, whole genome shotgun sequence genomic window:
- the NGLY1 gene encoding peptide-N(4)-(N-acetyl-beta-glucosaminyl)asparagine amidase — protein sequence MASYESSAVTELCQNGRQVFMDASQLLLTYADNILRSPNEEKYRSIRIGNTAFSTRLLPVPGAVECLFEMGFEEGETHLVFPKKASVEKLRKVRDCIASERDKRLNGSNVTAPAATRSAQLTPSPSLASEIKFFKTLQSNSQHVLMYELVDLQQKAREHIPVSELKAKAQEKLQQARILEADTTVNEDDFLTLELLRWFKEEFFTWVDSLPCSRCGGQTQARESLNPSADELQWGANRVENHYCNQCQYVNRFPRINDPGKLLETRRGRCGEWANCFTLCCRALGLEARYVWDSTDHVWTEVFSSSQNRWLHCDPCENALDKPLLYEIGWGKKLSYIIAFSKDEVVDVTWRYSCKHEEVISRRKDVRESWLRETIAGLNKTRQQSLPEQRKKELLGRLIVEIVEFMSPKTPKPGELGGRVSGSVAWRVARGETGLQTKRFIFVPTEKEKADKCFHLQYNIVEDRYTRVSNNNEEIKGWENGVWLAESMCRKVENDWKMVYLARTEGEPSAKIGWKFECASVGLSIKSISVRTGSQTFYNGEVTWKLCSLETQVEVNSDKNLHSYPEFDNATEVILEADLHGGEGNTAWQHTQLFRESLSATEQSLEITITLKDL from the exons GAGCCCAAATGAAGAAAAGTACAGATCCATAAGAATTGGGAACACAGCCTTTTCCACCAGACTCTTGCCAGTTCCAGGTGCTGTTGAGTGTTTATTTGAGATGGGATTTGAAGAG GGAGAAACACATCTTGTGTTTCCTAAGAAGGCATCAGTAGAAAAGTTGAGGAAGGTCAGAGACTGCATAGCATCTGAAAGAGACAAGCGCCTCAATGGATCGAACGTGACAGCGCCCGCTGCTACGAGGAGTGCACAACTAACACCAAGTCCAAGCCTG gcTTCTGAAATAAAATTTTTCAAGACTCTACAGTCAAACTCTCAGCATGTTCTTATGTATGAGCTGGTCGACCTTCAGCAGAAAGCTAGAGAACATATTCCTGTATCAGAATTGAAAGCAAAGGCTCAGGAGAAGCTACAGCAAGCCAGAATTCTGGAAGCTG ATACCACTGTGAATGAAGATGATTTCTTGACGTTAGAGCTCTTACGCTGGTTTAAGGAGGAATTCTTCACATGGGTGGACAGCCTTCCTTGTAGCAGATGTGGAGGGCAGACTCAGGCTAGAGAATCGCTTAACCCCTCTGCTGATGAGCTACAGTGGGGAGCAAACCGGGTGGAGAATCATTACTGCAATCAGTGTCAGTACGTCAACAGGTTTCCAAG AATCAATGACCCAGGAAAGCTTTTGGAAACAAGACGTGGACGGTGTGGGGAATGGGCTAACTGCTTTACCCTGTGCTGCAGGGCTTTGGGGCTGGAAGCAAGATATGTGTGGGACTCTACAG ATCATGTCTGGACTGAGGTGTTCTCTTCATCTCAAAACAGATGGCTTCATTGTGACCCATGTGAGAATGCCCTGGACAAGCCCCTCTTATATGAAATCggatggggaaaaaagctttcatATATCATTGCTTTCTCCAAAGACGAG GTGGTGGATGTCACGTGGAGGTATTCATGTAAACATGAAGAAGTCATCTCCAGGAGAAAAGATGTGCGAGAAAGCTGGTTAAGGGAAACGATTGCAGGTCTCAACAAGACG CGACAGCAGTCCTTGCcagaacaaagaaaaaaagaGCTGCTTGGGAGGCTGATAGTGGAGATTGTGGAATTTATGTCTCCAAAGACACCCAAACCTGGTGAGCTTGGTGGTCGAGTCTCAGGATCGGTAGCTTGGCGAGTAGCACGAGGTGAAACTGGATTGCAG ACCAAGCGTTTCATCTTTGTACCCACTGAAAAAGAGAAGGCTGACAAGTGTTTCCATCTTCAGTACAACATTGTTGAGGATCGCTATACAAGGGTCTCCAATAACAATGAGGAGATCAAAGGCTGGGAGAATGGAGTCTGGCTGGCTGAGTCTATGTGTCGGAAAGTGGAGAATGACTGGAAAATG GTATATTTGGCACGCACAGAAGGTGAACCCTCTGCTAAAATTGGCTGGAAGTTTGAATGTGCATCAGTGGGACTGAGCATTAAAAGTATAAGTGTCCGCACAGGGAGCCAAACCTTCTATAATGGAGAAGTGACCTGGAAGTTGTGCTCTCTAGAAACACAAGTGGAAGTTAATTCCG ATAAGAACCTCCATTCTTACCCAGAGTTTGATAATGCGACAGAAGTTATATTAGAAGCCGATCTACATGGCGGGGAAGGAAACACTGCGTGGCAACATACACAGTTGTTCCGAGAGAGCTTAAGTGCAACTGAACAGTCTTTGGAAATTACGATAACTCTTAAAGACCTTTAG